Sequence from the Clostridium saccharobutylicum DSM 13864 genome:
ATACATTATGATATTTCAGATATGTATGTGGGGACAGTTCATTCATTATGTCAAAAGTTTATTTTAGATAATAGATTTAAAAATAATTTTAAAAAAAAGCTGCCTGTAATATTGCAAGAATTAGATCAATATTTTCATATATATGATAGTTTGAATAAAGCTAAAAAAGAATTGAATCTTCCAGAGGATTATAATGAATGTCTTAAAGAATATATGTGTTTAAAATCTTCAAGCAAACATGAAATAGTTTCTTGTCTTATTTCAGTATTTAATAGGTTTTCGGAAGAAAGCTTATCTGCAGATGAAGTAATTTATAATGCAGATAATGATGTAATGATAATGTTAGGTAATTTATATAAGTTTTATTTGGAAAGTTTAAATTCAGGAAGAAAAAAAATAGATCTTTCATTATTACAGCAATATGGATATAAGGTTCTTTTAAAAAGTGAAAATAGTGGGGAAATATTTAAACATGTAATTATTGATGAATATCAGGATACAAACAATATTCAAGAAAAAATTTTCTTTAAATTATCTGGCAAGTATAAGAACATTTGTGTTGTAGGTGATGATGATCAATCGTTATATAGATTCAGAGGGGCAACTGTTGAAAACTTTGTTCAATTTGATAAAAAGTGCGAGAGTATTTTAGGTATAAAACCACAAAAAATAAAACTTAACATAAATTATAGATCTAGAAAGAGAATTGTTGATTTTTATAAGAATTTTATGGAAAAGGAGATTTGGGAAAGTCAATCTCAAAAAGGCATGTATTACAGAAATGTAGATAAGAATATAAAAGCATTTAGTAAAGATGATGGAATATCAGTGGTTACTACAATATGTGATAAAGCTGTTAATGTATATAATGAAATTGCAAAAAAAATTAAAGAAATGATTGATAAAAAAATAATATCTGATCCTAGTGAGATCGCTGTTTTATTTACTTACTTAAAGGGAAATCAAAATGTTCAAAGATTAAAAGAAGCTTTTGAAAGATTTGATTTAAAGGTATATGCACCTCGTGCAGGAAAGTTTTTAGAAAATGAAGAACCTATGGCTGTATTTGGTTTATATTTAAATGTATTTGGGATTCCATATATTGATGAACGCTATAATTATGGAAGGAATAAAAAGTTTAATGATTGGATGGAAAAATGTTATCAATTTGGTATAGAACTTATAGAAGATGATTTTGATTTAAAAAATTTTATAGAAAAGATAAAAGAACAATTAACCAAATTAAAAAATGATTATGGTGTTATTAAAGAATATATGTCTGAAAACAATATAAATATTGATGATAATATTGATGATATATATAAATTTGATAAGTTTAAAAGAGGAACTATGAGTTTATTATCTAATTTAGGCAAATATAAAATTCAGAAAAAATCTGTTCGTATAATTATAGAGAAAAAGATAAAGGAAGATAAAAAAATTAATTATAGATGGTTAGTAACAAGAATAAATTCGGTAAACTGGAATCTACTAGATTTATTTTATAAGTTGTGTAAATTTGAGTATTTAAAATGTATTTTTGATGAAGCAGAGAATATGTGTGATGAAGGGCCAATGTACAATTTATCAAATGTAACTACTTATATTCAATTTTTTATAGAGAACAAAATATCATTAATAACAGGAAAAAACTTATATGAAGATAGATTTATGAGAACGTTTTTTACTTCTTATTTAGGAGCAATATTTAGAAGAGAAGAAGGAAATTATGAAATAAAAGATGAACCAATACCTAAAGGTAGAATATCATTTTTAACTATCCACCAATCTAAAGGACTTGAATTCCCAGTAGTTATTTTAGGAGCCATTCCTCCATGCAAAAACAGAAATGGTAAAAATAGAATTGAAGAAATAATTAGGCCTTATTTGAAAGGAGAATATGAGCCATTAGAAAAAGTATTAGAGTTTGACAGAATGAGAAGTTATTATGTTGCTTTATCTAGAGCTGAAAATCTTTTAATATTACCTCATTTTAAAGGAACAGCTATACACCCATATTTTAAGGATGATTTGAAATGCGGAGCTATACCATTGTTAGATAATTTAGATATTGATTCAATTCCTAAAAAAGTTATTAAGGAAAGTTTTGCAACTAAAGTGTATTCATATACATCAGATTTCTTATTTTATAATGAATGTCCAAGAAAGTATATGATTTATAAAAAATATGGTTTTGTTCCTGCAAGAACTACTATATCTTTCTTTGGAAATCTTGTTAATAAAACGCTAGAAGATATTCATAATTATTATATAAGTTTAGGAAATGAGGCTGAATGAAATGGATGTTAATGAGTTAAGAGAATTATTTGAAGAAAATTTTGAACAACTTAAATATGAATATGGACGTTCTATAACGCTAAATATGAAGGAATATGCGTGGCAGCAAGTAAAATTATATTATGAAAGACTAGGGAATATTGCAAAAAAGGTTAAAGAAACAGAAGTTAAGCTTATTTTGCCAGAGCAAGTGACTCCTAAAGGTAAAAAATATACTATTGAAGGAAGCGTTAATATTATAAAAGAAAAAGATAAAATTACAATATGTGATGTAAAAACAAATGAAGCAAAAGATGTACAAGCTAATAAAGAATATTATAAAGGACAACTAAATGTATACGCTCATATATGGAAAAAATTAAAGAATTCAAATATTGATGATATGGCTATAATAGCAACAGCACCACCAAAAGAATTAAGAAATGCACTGAATAACAATGATAAAGAAGAAGTCGAGAAACAATTAAAAAATTGGAATCCACTTGTTAAAGTTTCATTAGAACAATTAGATATAGATAATCAAATAAGAAAGTTTGGAGAATTCGTAGATAATATACAAGAAGGAAAATTTAATTCTCCATCTTTAAAATATCTCAAAACAGTTCAAAAAGGACAAAGAGCTCCATTTGGAACAGCAGTATGCAGGCATTGTGATGTAAGACATTCATGTGATTCATATAATCAATATATTAATAAAATAGAATTAGATGAAGAAATAAAAAAAGATATAGCAATAGAAGATGAGATTGAGAGGGAACAATGGATGAAATCCTATGAATAATTCTATTTGATCATTAACCGAAATTAAAAATAATTTTATTACGTAGACTATGCAAATTTATTTGATTGTGATTTATCTGGAAGGTTCTAAATAGATGACATTATCCACTTTAGTATGTTCCAACTATTAAGTGCTACACGCTAAAGTGGATAATTTTTTAAATAATATAGATACTGAATAATTATTATGTAAAGTAAAGTATATAAAAACATAAGTTTAAGTGCAACAAAAAATCAAAAGAAATACTTAGAACAAAAATAGTTTTTAGTATTCCTTTTTCATTTTAAAGAAGGAATACAAATAATAAATTAATTAGAAATTGCTATTCTAACAGAGAATGAGCAACGGAATAAAGTTATTTTCTATATTTGTCTAGTCATTCATTTAGATTAACAGAATTTAAAGTAAAACCTGAAACTTAAATTCATAATCTCTGGTTTTCTGATAGTATTAAAGAAATTCATTTAAATTCTGTTTAAAAAGGAATGGTATAATAAATTTAAGAGGTGTTTGTTTTGAGTAAAATATTAGTTGTAGATGATGATAAAAATATAAATAAATTAATTCAGTCATTACTGGAAAATGAAAATTATGAAGTGATAGTATCATTTGATGGTAAAGATGCTTTAGAAAAACTAGACAATGAAAAAGTAGACATGCTAATTACAGATGTTATGATGCCTAACATGGATGGATGGGAACTTTGCAGAGAGGTACGTTTATTTAGTAATATGCCAATTTTAATGTTAACTGTTTTAGGGGAAACAACTCAAAAAGTAAAGGGGTTTGTAATTGGAGCTGATGATTATTTAACTAAACCGTTTGAACCAATAGAGCTTATTGCCAGAGTAAAAGCATTATTTAGAAGAGCTAATATAAATGATTCTATGTCAATCACTGTTGGAAATCTTGTTATTGATAAAAATAGTTATATTGTAAAAACAAATTCAGAAAATTTTACATTACCTCCCAAAGAATTTGAATTGCTATTTGCCCTAGCAAGTACACCCAGTAAAACTTTTTCTAGAGATTCATTAATTGAAGATATCTGGGGCTATGATTTTGATGGAAATGAAAGAACTTTAGATGTGCATATTGGCAGAATTCGTGATAGATTTCCTCAAGAACAATTTGGAATAAAAATAACAACTATAAGAGGTTTGAGTTATAGATTGGAGGAAACAAGTGAGAAAACTAAATAGCAAAAGATTAGGCCATCATATCAGAAATCTATTGGGAATGATTACATCTATTTTTGTAGGATTTTTTATAGTATACAAAGTTTTTAACTTGCAAATTAACTTTTATTCTATGATATTAAATATAATTAGCTGTTTTTTAGGAATAGGAATATATTTAAGTATAATTTTCATTATTTATAGTAAAGGGGAACATTTTGCAGATAATTTTAAAATTGTATTTGATGCAATTGATAAAATATCTGATGGAGATTTTTAAGTTTTTGTAGACAGTAGTAAATATAAACATAATCGTCATAATCATATGATGAATGTATTAGCTCAAAAAGTAAACGATATGGCAAAACAATTAAGCACTATGGAGATGATGCGCCAGGATTTCGTGTCTAATGTATCTCATGAAATACAATCTCCGCTTACATCAATTCAAGGCTTTGCTGTTTTACTTAAAAATGACAATTTATCTAAAGAAGATAAGAAAGCTTATTTAGAAATTATTGATACTGAAACTAAAAGGTTATCTAAGCTAAGTAATAATTTATTAAAATTATCAGCATTAGATTCTGGAGCAAAGGAATTACAAATTAAAAGATATGATCTAGGAAATCAGCTTAGAAATGTAATTTTATCTTTGGAGCCTCAATGGTCAAAGAAGAATATTGAATTTGAAATAGAGTGTCCAAAGACAAATGTAAATGCTGATGAAGAACTTATGAGTGAGGTCTGGATTAATTTATTAAGTAATGGAATTAAATTTACACCTAATGATAGTAAAATGTATGTATCAGTTAAAAGAGAATCTGAAAATATTCAAGTAACAATTAGAGATAGTGGTATTGGCATAAAGGAACAAGAACCAAAGCGTATCTTTGAACGTTTTTATATGGCTGATAAATCAAGGAAAAGAGAACTTGGAGGAAATGGGTTAGGTCTTTCTATTGTTAAAAAAATAATTGATTTGCATGTAGGAAGTATTAGGGTTGAAAGTGAAATAAATAGAGGAGCTACATTTATTGTATGCCTATTAGCAGAAATGTAATTAGGTTTATAAAAAATATAATAATTATAATATATTCTAAATTATTTCATCAAAATTATATTTTTATTTAAATTTGTTTAAGTAAAAAGCATAGAAGGAAGTTCAGAAGTTTTTGATTATGGTATATAATGAATAGTATTAATTTATATTAAAACTGTGCTATAGATTGCAACTAGTAATATGTAACCTATAGCACAGTTTTTATTTTAAAAATTTATATTAAATAACAACTAAGTATAAAATGATAAAATTAATGCAAATATATAGTTATTTAATTTTAATTATTAAAATTCATTTATAGTTTCATACTTATCTTTCTTCATAGCTCTGTTAATTGTTACTAAAACACCAAACAAACATAATATTGCTAATATTATATATACCCCTTTCATTCCAAATACGAATATATCGTCTCTTTCAGATAGATATGTTGTAATATGGTAGCCTATTTTGTAACTCATAAGACTATACAAAATAGTAGTTCCAAAGGTTACCCCTATTACTTGTCCGAAGTTCCTTACTAACGAATTAACACTGCCAGCAATGCCAAGTTTATTTTTTGGTGCTGCAGACATAATCAAATAATTATTAGATGGCTGGAAAAATCCATTTCCTATAGCCATGACTATTTGAAAGGTTATTACAATAAATACACTTGAGTTACAGTCCCAAAAAGACATAAGTAAAAAGCCTAAGCCAGTAAAAATTAAACCTAAAACTGTAATTGAATTTGCACCAATTTTATCTGAGATTGCTCCACTTATAGGAGAAATTAAAGTAATAACTAATGGTGATATCATTAAAATTAATCCTGATTCATAGGTATTAATTTTTAAAGTATATTGTAAGTAAAATGGTACTATTATGCCTGAAGCACTTATGCAAACAAAAGAAATGAATGCACAAAGTAAGCTAACTGAAAATAATTTGTTTTTAAATATGTCAAGGTTTAGCAATGGATTTGCTTTAACTTTTTGAACCCTAATAAATATTGCAAAACTAAATAAAGTTAAAATTAGCCCTCCCACAATTAATGGATTAAACAAACCTAAATTCTGTTCTCCAATAAGAGTACATATTAATGATGTGCTGAAAATAAAGAAAGTGATGGCTCCTGTAATATCTAGTTTCCCTTTTGCTTTATTATCTTTTGGTAGAAACTTCATACCTAATATCAATGCTGCTATACCAATGGGTACATTTACCCAAAATATATAAGTCCAATTTAATGAACCTAGTATTACACCACCTACTGCCGGTCCTAACATTGTTCCAAGTGCTACCATGGAGGCTAATACACCTAATGCTTTTCCTCTTTCTTTTTGATCAAATACTTCCGTTATTATCCCTTGATTATTTGCCATAAAAGCTGCAGCACCAATAGCTTGAATCATTCTAGCGACTATGAGGAAAATAATGTTATTAACCATTCCACACATAAATGAAGCGGTCGTAAATATTATTATGCCTATCTTAAAAATAGTAACCTTACCAACTAAGTCACCCAGCTTTCCAAAAACCATTATTATTGAACAGATAATCGTTATATAGCTTAATACTACTAATTCAATAATAGACATGCTGACAGAAAGAGATTTAGCCATTACAGGCAGTGCGATATTTACAATGCTCATATCTAAGCAGGCTACAAAAGACATTAATACAATTACAAATAAAATTATTCCGTTATTTTTTTTCATTTTCATCAATCCTTTTTTATATAGCACTATATTGTTAATTTCAATTTAAATTGTTATATTTATATTATCAGTATTAATTATATTTATCATGAATTATCTTGCTAAATATTAGCATGATTTTGCTATTGATGGAGGTATATATGAAAGATTTATCTAATTACTATTATAAGGAAATGCCAAATGAAAACTTTTTTGTAGATATTTTTGAAAATTGCCATAAGGAATTAGGTTCAACTTTTGAGAGACATTGGCATGAACATCTTCAATTTTTTTATTTTACTATTGGAGAGGCTATTTTGAATTGTAGCCACATCCAAATAAAAGTGCATACAGGAGATTTAGTAATAATAAATAGCAATGAACTACATGACTGCACAAATCTATGTTGTAATCTTAAATATTATATTATAAGGGTAGACTTAGAATTTCTTTTTAGTAATCAAGTAGATACCCTACAAACTAAGTTCTTAATACCCCTAGCACAAAACCTAATTTTATTTAAAAATTTAGTTAGAGATGATAAGAATATTAATAGTTGCATTGAAAAAATAATTGTTGAGTACTTTGAGAGAAAGCTAGGCTATGAGTTAGCTATAAAAGGATATTTTTACGATTTAATAGTTAATTTAATGAGAAATTATGTTGAAGAAATTCTAACTCAAAAACAGTTTGATGATAGAATAAATAATTTGGCTCGTTTTGATGACATAATTAAATATATTGAAAATAATTATTATGAAAAAATAAAATTAGAGGAGCTTGCTAAGATGGCTAATATGAGTACTTATTATTTTGTTCGGTCTTTTAAACAAATTACTGGCAGATCGCCAATAGATTATATAAATAAATTAAGGATTGATAAGGCTTTTTCTCTTTTAAAAGGAGGTAAGTTCAATGTAACTGAAGCTGCCTTAGATTGCGGTTTTAATGATGTTAATTACTTTAGTAGATTATTTAAAAAATATAATAAAATGTCGCCAAGTGAAGCAAAAAAATTATCAGGTAAAAAGTAATATATTGATTATTTGTAGAAAATACTATTTTATTTAAGTTCTGTTTAAATTATAATCTTAAAATTAATTTAAGATAGAATATCAATCAGGAGGTATTTTCATGCAATCAAATAGCAAAAACATAAGAATTATGAAGAAAGGAAAAGTATCTAAAGCATTATTAACACTTGGTATACCAATTATTATAGGGATGCTTATAAATTGTTCATATAATGTGATAGATGCATATTTTACTAGTACACTTGGAATAAATCAAGTAGGAGCTATATCTGTTATATTTCCTCTTATCATGGCAATTAGCGGAATTGGTATTGGAATTGGAGCAGGTGCAGGATCATATATTTCACGCCTTTTAGGAAAGAAAGATGACTATAAGGCAAACATTACTGCATCTACAGCTGTATGTAGCAGCATAATAGCAGGAATAGTTATTACTATTTTTACAATTGCATTTTTAGATAAAATATTATTAGCAATAGGTGCAACAGAAACTATTCTTCCCTTTGCAAAAGAGTATGGTTCAATTTATATTTCTTTTAGCGTATTGTCAATTCTTAATATAACTATGAATAATATTATGGCAGCACAAGGTGAAGGAAAAATATCCATGACAGCAATGATAATTGGAGCAATTGCCAATACAATACTTGCACCAATATTTATATTTGAGTTAAATTTAGGGATAAAGGGAGCAGCAATAGCGACTGTAATTGCGCAAGGAATAACATCAAGTTTTTATGTTTGGTATGCAGTTTCCAAGAGTTATTTAAGAATATCCATTCATAATATAAGTTTTCAAAAAGAAATTTGTATAGAAACACTTAAGGTTGGAGTTCCAACTATACTATTTACCTTACTTTCAAGTACTTCAGTAGGGTTAATTAATATAAAAGCTAGTATGTATGGAAGTGAGCAGGTGGCTGCCATGGGAATTGTAACACGTGTATTTGCAATAGCTACCCATATTGTTTTTGGTTATTCAAAAGGCTTGCAACC
This genomic interval carries:
- a CDS encoding UvrD-helicase domain-containing protein yields the protein MSTINIQDLFKKVNFKPNDAQYKAIVDVNQPLYLVAGPGSGKTRVLLWRVVNLIVFHNVKIEEIFLSTFTEKAAMQLKEGLMWLLGLATQENKIHYDISDMYVGTVHSLCQKFILDNRFKNNFKKKLPVILQELDQYFHIYDSLNKAKKELNLPEDYNECLKEYMCLKSSSKHEIVSCLISVFNRFSEESLSADEVIYNADNDVMIMLGNLYKFYLESLNSGRKKIDLSLLQQYGYKVLLKSENSGEIFKHVIIDEYQDTNNIQEKIFFKLSGKYKNICVVGDDDQSLYRFRGATVENFVQFDKKCESILGIKPQKIKLNINYRSRKRIVDFYKNFMEKEIWESQSQKGMYYRNVDKNIKAFSKDDGISVVTTICDKAVNVYNEIAKKIKEMIDKKIISDPSEIAVLFTYLKGNQNVQRLKEAFERFDLKVYAPRAGKFLENEEPMAVFGLYLNVFGIPYIDERYNYGRNKKFNDWMEKCYQFGIELIEDDFDLKNFIEKIKEQLTKLKNDYGVIKEYMSENNINIDDNIDDIYKFDKFKRGTMSLLSNLGKYKIQKKSVRIIIEKKIKEDKKINYRWLVTRINSVNWNLLDLFYKLCKFEYLKCIFDEAENMCDEGPMYNLSNVTTYIQFFIENKISLITGKNLYEDRFMRTFFTSYLGAIFRREEGNYEIKDEPIPKGRISFLTIHQSKGLEFPVVILGAIPPCKNRNGKNRIEEIIRPYLKGEYEPLEKVLEFDRMRSYYVALSRAENLLILPHFKGTAIHPYFKDDLKCGAIPLLDNLDIDSIPKKVIKESFATKVYSYTSDFLFYNECPRKYMIYKKYGFVPARTTISFFGNLVNKTLEDIHNYYISLGNEAE
- a CDS encoding PD-(D/E)XK nuclease family protein translates to MDVNELRELFEENFEQLKYEYGRSITLNMKEYAWQQVKLYYERLGNIAKKVKETEVKLILPEQVTPKGKKYTIEGSVNIIKEKDKITICDVKTNEAKDVQANKEYYKGQLNVYAHIWKKLKNSNIDDMAIIATAPPKELRNALNNNDKEEVEKQLKNWNPLVKVSLEQLDIDNQIRKFGEFVDNIQEGKFNSPSLKYLKTVQKGQRAPFGTAVCRHCDVRHSCDSYNQYINKIELDEEIKKDIAIEDEIEREQWMKSYE
- a CDS encoding response regulator transcription factor, whose product is MSKILVVDDDKNINKLIQSLLENENYEVIVSFDGKDALEKLDNEKVDMLITDVMMPNMDGWELCREVRLFSNMPILMLTVLGETTQKVKGFVIGADDYLTKPFEPIELIARVKALFRRANINDSMSITVGNLVIDKNSYIVKTNSENFTLPPKEFELLFALASTPSKTFSRDSLIEDIWGYDFDGNERTLDVHIGRIRDRFPQEQFGIKITTIRGLSYRLEETSEKTK
- a CDS encoding sensor histidine kinase, with translation MMNVLAQKVNDMAKQLSTMEMMRQDFVSNVSHEIQSPLTSIQGFAVLLKNDNLSKEDKKAYLEIIDTETKRLSKLSNNLLKLSALDSGAKELQIKRYDLGNQLRNVILSLEPQWSKKNIEFEIECPKTNVNADEELMSEVWINLLSNGIKFTPNDSKMYVSVKRESENIQVTIRDSGIGIKEQEPKRIFERFYMADKSRKRELGGNGLGLSIVKKIIDLHVGSIRVESEINRGATFIVCLLAEM
- a CDS encoding MFS transporter, which translates into the protein MKKNNGIILFVIVLMSFVACLDMSIVNIALPVMAKSLSVSMSIIELVVLSYITIICSIIMVFGKLGDLVGKVTIFKIGIIIFTTASFMCGMVNNIIFLIVARMIQAIGAAAFMANNQGIITEVFDQKERGKALGVLASMVALGTMLGPAVGGVILGSLNWTYIFWVNVPIGIAALILGMKFLPKDNKAKGKLDITGAITFFIFSTSLICTLIGEQNLGLFNPLIVGGLILTLFSFAIFIRVQKVKANPLLNLDIFKNKLFSVSLLCAFISFVCISASGIIVPFYLQYTLKINTYESGLILMISPLVITLISPISGAISDKIGANSITVLGLIFTGLGFLLMSFWDCNSSVFIVITFQIVMAIGNGFFQPSNNYLIMSAAPKNKLGIAGSVNSLVRNFGQVIGVTFGTTILYSLMSYKIGYHITTYLSERDDIFVFGMKGVYIILAILCLFGVLVTINRAMKKDKYETINEF
- a CDS encoding AraC family transcriptional regulator, with product MKDLSNYYYKEMPNENFFVDIFENCHKELGSTFERHWHEHLQFFYFTIGEAILNCSHIQIKVHTGDLVIINSNELHDCTNLCCNLKYYIIRVDLEFLFSNQVDTLQTKFLIPLAQNLILFKNLVRDDKNINSCIEKIIVEYFERKLGYELAIKGYFYDLIVNLMRNYVEEILTQKQFDDRINNLARFDDIIKYIENNYYEKIKLEELAKMANMSTYYFVRSFKQITGRSPIDYINKLRIDKAFSLLKGGKFNVTEAALDCGFNDVNYFSRLFKKYNKMSPSEAKKLSGKK
- a CDS encoding MATE family efflux transporter, which translates into the protein MQSNSKNIRIMKKGKVSKALLTLGIPIIIGMLINCSYNVIDAYFTSTLGINQVGAISVIFPLIMAISGIGIGIGAGAGSYISRLLGKKDDYKANITASTAVCSSIIAGIVITIFTIAFLDKILLAIGATETILPFAKEYGSIYISFSVLSILNITMNNIMAAQGEGKISMTAMIIGAIANTILAPIFIFELNLGIKGAAIATVIAQGITSSFYVWYAVSKSYLRISIHNISFQKEICIETLKVGVPTILFTLLSSTSVGLINIKASMYGSEQVAAMGIVTRVFAIATHIVFGYSKGLQPIVGYNYGAKNYKRLNEIMKVSLIQATVFCFIATTLMIICSNQIMSIFSNDYLVKNTGNLALKVNGIAFLTFGIQMVFATFFLSLGKGREGGILSICRQGIMFIPVILILPSLIGFNGVIYSQAIADLLTTILTIIFAFDLVKKLKNLQYERMNLNIMSKDYI